One window from the genome of Betaproteobacteria bacterium encodes:
- a CDS encoding TonB-dependent hemoglobin/transferrin/lactoferrin family receptor encodes MQFPVGRRFTAGLFISAAASLIAAAAPRAAAIDAASADGRYRLATDDVAGELVVFSAQDGLELRRIALVDRSRRTGKLGWIIDLPRRKSFLAGFEALPEAWELPYGEKADPVFDGLVHDYRMGEGIADRGPLPVRRIPLDAPLPLPTPDEKQIHVAWADPATPGKLNVLNLDVRRIVAQVDAPAQSEASPRAVASPLPAPIRGVARPASEAARLEPVTVIAAASRVEEDIESVAATVSVIERQEAFREVTGNLRDLLRYEPGVSIENGTTRFGLGNLNIRGLDGNRVQMTVDGIRLPDSYRVGSFSNASRNALGLGLLKQVEIVRGPASAIHGSDALAGVVAFTTLDAAPFLASGKAYGGEAYAGNAGADDSTSVGGALALAAGTTQILIGAESSDGHEMKNQGTVGGTGAPRTEPNPQDTHQDSQLLKWVIPTDSGWRYTLTAERFYREVMTDVLSLNPQSTKTQSLTGEDQARRTRYSIEALAYGLGPATRLSITAYAQQSRTQQETHELRTNTTAVCLTAAGNVSCLREPLFRYDAEEAGVVAIGQAEPRWGGLDHRVVFGAELSRIQTTEIRDGTQTNLNTGEVTNVVGGEALPTRDFPVTNTDRLGLFVQDSVAWLDPRLTWIPGLRFDAFRLRPQPDDLFASGNPGRPVASLSDQALSPKLGLLYRASDAVTFNGQLATGFRAPPASDLNIGLTNLPSGYTVIPNPDLQPEHSRGAEAGLRLKSGTVEAMVTAYYTSYDDLIVSRAALPCPGDPGCVPGATGTFQSQNVSSARIYGVEAKAAWRFSKGWTARAAFAIPRGDDMSKDVPLNSIDPPQLVAGVGYETSRWGTSLHVTHAWEQSRVDRSTGTRFVPPAWTTADLTTWVKVLPTLEIAAGIFNMADAKYWLWSDVRGLANVTVGLDRYTQPGRNVGINARWSF; translated from the coding sequence ATGCAGTTTCCTGTTGGCCGGCGGTTTACCGCCGGCCTTTTTATTTCCGCCGCTGCAAGCCTGATCGCGGCAGCCGCGCCACGGGCTGCGGCGATCGATGCTGCCTCCGCTGACGGGCGTTACCGGCTCGCGACGGACGATGTGGCAGGCGAACTCGTCGTCTTCTCCGCCCAAGATGGCCTGGAGCTGCGCCGCATCGCCCTCGTCGACCGCAGCCGCCGCACGGGCAAGCTCGGCTGGATCATCGACCTGCCACGCCGCAAGAGCTTCCTGGCGGGGTTCGAGGCGCTGCCGGAAGCGTGGGAGCTTCCCTATGGAGAGAAGGCGGACCCCGTCTTCGACGGGCTCGTGCACGACTACCGCATGGGCGAAGGCATCGCCGACCGCGGCCCGCTGCCGGTGCGCCGCATTCCCCTCGATGCTCCCCTGCCCCTGCCGACACCCGATGAGAAGCAGATCCACGTGGCCTGGGCCGATCCCGCGACGCCGGGCAAGCTCAATGTCCTGAACCTGGACGTGCGCCGCATCGTGGCGCAAGTTGATGCCCCCGCGCAAAGCGAGGCATCGCCCCGGGCAGTTGCATCGCCGCTTCCTGCGCCAATTCGTGGGGTGGCCCGTCCTGCGTCCGAAGCCGCAAGACTGGAACCCGTGACGGTCATCGCCGCCGCAAGCCGAGTCGAGGAGGATATCGAGTCCGTGGCCGCGACAGTCAGCGTGATCGAGCGCCAGGAGGCCTTTCGCGAGGTGACCGGCAACCTGCGCGACCTGCTTCGCTACGAGCCCGGCGTTTCCATCGAAAACGGCACGACGCGATTCGGGCTCGGGAACCTCAACATCCGCGGCCTGGACGGCAACCGGGTGCAGATGACGGTGGATGGCATCCGGCTGCCCGACAGCTACCGCGTGGGCAGTTTCTCGAATGCCTCGCGCAATGCGTTGGGGCTGGGGCTGTTGAAGCAGGTCGAAATCGTCCGCGGCCCCGCCTCCGCCATCCATGGTTCGGATGCGCTCGCGGGCGTCGTCGCCTTCACGACGCTGGATGCGGCTCCCTTCCTGGCGAGTGGCAAGGCGTACGGCGGCGAGGCGTACGCCGGCAACGCAGGGGCGGACGATTCGACTTCCGTGGGCGGGGCGCTCGCGCTCGCGGCCGGGACGACGCAGATTCTCATCGGCGCGGAGAGCAGCGACGGGCATGAAATGAAGAACCAGGGCACGGTCGGGGGGACGGGAGCACCGCGAACCGAACCGAATCCGCAGGACACGCACCAGGACAGCCAGCTCCTGAAATGGGTGATTCCGACCGACTCCGGCTGGCGCTACACGCTCACCGCGGAAAGATTCTATCGGGAGGTGATGACGGACGTCCTCTCGCTCAATCCGCAATCGACGAAGACGCAGAGCCTCACGGGCGAGGACCAGGCGCGCCGCACCCGCTACAGCATCGAAGCGCTGGCATACGGACTGGGACCCGCCACGCGCCTGTCGATCACCGCTTACGCGCAGCAATCGCGCACGCAGCAGGAAACGCACGAGTTGCGGACGAACACCACGGCCGTCTGCCTGACGGCGGCGGGCAACGTAAGCTGCCTGCGCGAGCCGCTCTTCCGCTACGACGCCGAGGAAGCCGGGGTCGTCGCCATCGGCCAGGCGGAACCGCGTTGGGGCGGGCTGGATCATCGCGTCGTGTTCGGCGCCGAGCTGTCGCGTATCCAGACCACCGAGATTCGCGACGGCACGCAGACCAACCTCAATACCGGCGAGGTCACCAACGTGGTGGGCGGCGAGGCGCTGCCGACGCGGGACTTCCCGGTGACCAACACGGATCGACTCGGCCTTTTCGTCCAGGATTCCGTCGCCTGGCTGGATCCGCGCCTTACGTGGATTCCGGGGCTGCGCTTCGACGCGTTCCGCCTGCGGCCCCAGCCGGACGACCTGTTTGCCTCCGGCAATCCGGGAAGACCCGTTGCCTCGCTCTCCGACCAGGCCCTGTCGCCCAAGCTGGGGCTCCTTTACCGTGCGAGCGATGCCGTGACCTTCAACGGCCAGCTCGCCACGGGTTTCCGGGCGCCACCGGCTTCGGACCTGAACATCGGCCTCACGAATCTGCCTTCCGGCTACACGGTCATCCCCAATCCCGACCTCCAGCCGGAGCATTCCCGCGGGGCGGAAGCGGGCTTGCGGCTGAAGTCGGGCACCGTTGAAGCCATGGTCACGGCGTACTACACGAGCTATGACGACCTCATCGTCTCCCGGGCGGCCCTGCCCTGTCCCGGCGACCCGGGTTGCGTCCCGGGCGCCACAGGCACTTTCCAGTCGCAGAATGTCTCGTCCGCCCGGATCTATGGTGTCGAGGCGAAGGCCGCGTGGCGATTCTCGAAGGGATGGACGGCCCGCGCCGCCTTCGCGATCCCGCGGGGCGACGACATGAGCAAGGACGTTCCCCTCAATTCCATCGACCCTCCGCAATTGGTGGCGGGCGTCGGCTATGAGACATCTCGATGGGGCACATCGCTTCACGTGACCCACGCCTGGGAGCAATCCCGCGTCGATCGGTCGACCGGCACGCGGTTCGTGCCACCGGCGTGGACGACCGCAGACCTGACCACGTGGGTCAAGGTGCTTCCGACCCTGGAGATCGCAGCGGGCATCTTCAACATGGCCGACGCCAAGTACTGGCTGTGGTCGGACGTTCGCGGACTGGCGAATGTGACCGTGGGCCTCGATCGCTACACACAACCCGGGCGTAACGTCGGAATCAACGCACGCTGGAGCTTTTGA
- a CDS encoding ferredoxin, which translates to MAARFQDQLVFHLTGRRTGDGLVPLDTDAMRPALFAGYRDLTRIRHDFPLVLADSGTADGFAASLSLLVNHVLESLAPRGIEGERLRKHVLRLERELRAMLAAGERGSLSELWAIAAARLASDSDESVAKVLALAGDALKLDGELADCDERLPAHFMTHAWRHVQAQKAALFHGHLDNLQRKLSDIVRAAFAHSEAGQQPDALRAAFGAQPADDFDFAAMSRLVVRGTPKDELPAARRRRIEWALSVLKGQRFHASPTGLAAGEAPHDFLFDNIAAAVAAYRERLPQAVELVKAIAIADLEARNGYDEADHGPFFEAYGEHSLTADDLSLFPDTLVCIPAERNDAPENAGLMDMLSSGLPVKVVVQVTDLLEEASIGTGHFAFGVRSARLATTAMGLGGMFVLQAASSSLYRMRNRIESGMGCPGPALFTVFAGAPSAAGELPRYLTAAAAMESRAFPAFVYDAAAGDNWATRFSLEHNRNPDTDWPREPFEYADEAMQRVREQVAFTYADFAMCDRRNTEHFAVVPRDRWTAALIPAADWLELPERQAAERIPYLLAVDAKDALHRVIVDARMMQATRRCLLLWHRLQEHGGIHDSHAERLLAREKATWEAQKSEEMDALRQSAAAAVPAVAAEAAAPGPAASASAAPAQAAEEKPPSDDPWIETARCPSCNECQLINPELFGYNDNKQAFIKDVNAGTFKQLVEAAETCQVAIIHPGKPRNPGEPGLEDLMKRAEAFN; encoded by the coding sequence ATGGCAGCGCGATTTCAGGACCAGTTGGTCTTTCACCTGACGGGCCGTCGCACGGGCGATGGCCTGGTTCCTCTCGACACGGACGCAATGCGCCCGGCGCTCTTCGCCGGGTACCGGGACCTGACTCGCATACGTCACGACTTCCCGCTGGTTCTGGCGGACAGCGGCACCGCCGACGGTTTCGCCGCGTCGCTCTCACTCCTTGTGAACCATGTTCTCGAGTCCCTCGCACCGCGCGGCATCGAGGGTGAGCGGCTGAGGAAGCACGTCCTGCGGCTCGAGCGCGAGTTGCGCGCCATGCTGGCCGCGGGCGAGCGGGGCTCGCTGTCGGAACTCTGGGCGATTGCAGCCGCAAGGCTCGCCTCGGATTCGGACGAGAGCGTGGCCAAGGTGCTCGCGCTTGCGGGCGATGCGCTCAAGCTGGACGGCGAGCTGGCCGACTGCGACGAGCGCCTGCCTGCACACTTCATGACCCATGCCTGGCGCCACGTCCAGGCGCAGAAGGCGGCGCTATTTCACGGCCACCTCGACAACCTGCAGAGAAAGCTCTCGGACATCGTGAGGGCCGCGTTCGCGCACTCCGAAGCGGGCCAGCAACCCGATGCGCTGCGAGCCGCATTCGGGGCGCAGCCCGCCGACGACTTCGATTTCGCGGCAATGTCGCGCCTCGTCGTGAGAGGCACGCCGAAGGACGAGCTGCCGGCAGCGCGTCGCCGCCGTATCGAGTGGGCGCTCTCGGTGCTCAAGGGCCAGCGCTTTCACGCGTCCCCGACGGGGCTCGCCGCGGGCGAGGCGCCTCACGACTTCCTGTTCGACAACATCGCTGCCGCCGTGGCGGCCTATCGCGAAAGGCTCCCGCAGGCGGTCGAGCTCGTGAAGGCGATCGCGATCGCGGACCTGGAGGCGCGCAACGGCTACGACGAGGCGGACCACGGCCCGTTCTTCGAGGCGTACGGCGAGCATTCCCTTACCGCCGACGACCTGTCGCTGTTTCCGGACACGCTGGTCTGCATCCCCGCCGAGCGCAACGACGCGCCGGAGAACGCGGGCCTGATGGACATGCTGTCCTCGGGCCTTCCGGTCAAGGTGGTGGTACAGGTGACCGACCTTCTCGAGGAGGCGTCGATCGGTACCGGGCACTTCGCCTTCGGTGTGCGAAGTGCGCGCCTTGCGACCACCGCGATGGGGCTGGGCGGGATGTTCGTTCTCCAGGCCGCGAGCTCGAGCCTTTATCGCATGCGCAACAGGATCGAGAGCGGCATGGGGTGCCCGGGACCGGCGCTCTTCACCGTGTTCGCCGGGGCGCCGTCCGCCGCGGGCGAGCTTCCGCGCTACCTTACCGCCGCCGCCGCCATGGAGTCGAGGGCCTTCCCGGCCTTTGTCTACGATGCTGCGGCGGGCGATAACTGGGCGACGCGCTTTTCGCTGGAACACAACCGCAATCCCGACACCGACTGGCCGAGGGAGCCGTTCGAGTACGCCGACGAGGCGATGCAGCGGGTGCGGGAGCAGGTGGCCTTCACCTATGCCGACTTCGCGATGTGCGACCGCCGGAACACCGAGCACTTTGCCGTCGTGCCCCGCGACCGCTGGACTGCTGCATTGATCCCAGCCGCGGATTGGCTGGAGCTGCCGGAAAGGCAGGCGGCCGAGCGCATTCCATACCTGCTGGCCGTGGACGCAAAGGACGCGCTGCACCGGGTCATCGTCGATGCAAGGATGATGCAGGCGACCCGCCGCTGCCTGCTGCTTTGGCACCGGCTCCAGGAGCACGGCGGTATCCACGATTCGCATGCCGAGAGGCTGCTCGCCCGCGAGAAGGCGACTTGGGAAGCACAAAAGTCCGAGGAGATGGACGCGCTTCGCCAGTCCGCGGCTGCAGCAGTACCCGCGGTAGCGGCAGAAGCCGCTGCGCCGGGTCCGGCTGCGTCCGCGTCGGCTGCGCCGGCGCAAGCCGCCGAGGAAAAGCCCCCGTCGGACGACCCGTGGATCGAGACGGCGCGCTGTCCGAGCTGCAACGAGTGCCAGCTCATCAATCCGGAGCTGTTCGGCTACAACGACAACAAGCAGGCCTTCATCAAGGATGTGAACGCCGGCACCTTCAAGCAGCTCGTCGAGGCGGCAGAGACCTGCCAGGTCGCCATCATCCATCCCGGCAAACCCCGCAATCCGGGCGAGCCGGGGCTCGAGGACCTGATGAAGCGCGCCGAGGCCTTCAACTGA
- a CDS encoding TrpB-like pyridoxal phosphate-dependent enzyme translates to MNDTIKYVLDEGRIPKSWYNIAADLPKPLPPVLHPGTKQPIGPDDLAPLFPMELILQEVSTEREIEIPGPVRDVYRQWRPTPLYRARRLEKILQTPARIYYKYEGVSPAGSHKPNTAVPQAFYNKQAGVKRLITETGAGQWGSSLAFAGSVFGLEVEVFMVRVSYDQKPYRRALMETYGARCIASPSNETNSGREILAKRPDHPGSLGIAISEAVEVAAQRDDTKYALGSVLNHVLLHQTVIGQEAIIQFEMANDYPDVIVGCTGGGSNFAGIAFPFIGAQLRGGKKVRVVAVEPAACPSLTRGKYAYDFGDTAHLTPLTKMHTLGSTFTPPGFHAGGLRYHGMAPLVSHLQELGLISATAYHQVACFEAGVQFARAEGIVPAPEANHAVKGAIVEALKCKEEGVSRSILFNLSGHGHFDMQAYIDYFGGKIKDINYDEKELAMALAGLPSVAEPA, encoded by the coding sequence ATGAACGACACCATCAAGTACGTCCTCGACGAGGGACGCATCCCGAAATCCTGGTACAACATCGCCGCCGACCTGCCGAAGCCGCTTCCGCCCGTCCTGCACCCGGGAACGAAGCAACCCATCGGACCGGATGACCTGGCGCCGCTGTTCCCGATGGAGCTGATCCTCCAGGAGGTTTCCACCGAGCGCGAGATCGAGATCCCCGGCCCGGTGCGCGATGTCTATCGCCAATGGCGCCCAACGCCGCTCTACCGGGCGCGGCGGCTCGAAAAGATCCTGCAGACCCCGGCCCGCATCTATTACAAGTACGAGGGCGTCTCGCCCGCGGGCAGCCACAAGCCCAACACGGCGGTGCCGCAGGCGTTCTACAACAAGCAGGCTGGCGTGAAGCGTCTCATCACGGAGACCGGGGCAGGGCAGTGGGGCAGCTCGCTCGCCTTCGCGGGATCGGTCTTCGGGCTCGAGGTGGAGGTCTTCATGGTGCGGGTTTCCTACGACCAGAAGCCCTATCGCCGGGCGCTGATGGAAACTTACGGGGCGCGCTGCATCGCCTCGCCCTCCAACGAGACGAACTCGGGCCGCGAGATCCTCGCCAAGCGACCGGACCACCCCGGCAGCCTCGGCATCGCCATTTCGGAAGCCGTCGAAGTGGCCGCGCAGCGCGATGACACGAAGTACGCCCTGGGCAGCGTGCTGAACCACGTGCTCCTTCACCAGACCGTGATCGGCCAGGAAGCCATCATCCAGTTCGAGATGGCCAACGACTATCCCGACGTGATCGTGGGATGCACCGGGGGCGGATCCAATTTCGCGGGGATCGCGTTCCCGTTCATCGGGGCGCAACTGCGCGGCGGCAAGAAGGTGCGCGTGGTGGCGGTCGAGCCTGCAGCTTGCCCGAGCCTTACGCGCGGCAAGTACGCCTATGACTTCGGCGACACCGCGCACCTCACGCCGCTCACCAAGATGCACACGCTGGGCTCGACCTTCACGCCGCCGGGGTTCCATGCGGGCGGGCTTCGCTACCACGGCATGGCGCCGCTGGTGTCGCACCTGCAGGAACTCGGTCTGATCAGCGCGACCGCCTATCACCAGGTAGCGTGCTTCGAGGCCGGCGTGCAGTTCGCGCGGGCCGAAGGCATCGTGCCGGCGCCGGAAGCCAACCACGCGGTCAAGGGCGCCATCGTCGAGGCCCTAAAGTGCAAGGAGGAGGGCGTCTCCCGCTCGATCCTCTTCAACCTGTCCGGCCATGGCCACTTCGACATGCAAGCCTACATCGACTACTTCGGCGGAAAGATCAAGGACATCAACTACGACGAGAAGGAGCTCGCCATGGCGCTGGCGGGGCTGCCGTCCGTGGCGGAGCCGGCCTGA
- a CDS encoding HD domain-containing protein has protein sequence MNSADADDQRACVFNNTALAMHLLGECSTAETYASKAIELSGLPNSHKSAVVRLLRELNLIMILVGNKKYSMAKNHAMYIRELANRFPSRRTEGTARLCEGLTEVYLGDPDRGLTMVEEVAASLKGVMVPLYLDSLSQLARLYGDLDRPEDALRVLRELLAHARSVTSESVATQLRALGVREDSVAASLRRNLGEHERVEAELRVRVAEREVSRSRHEMLERMAIAADIREDISGEHGYRVGRLSALLAREIGWDRDACNALDIAARLHDIGKIGIPEKILLDEKTLKEAEKHFIASHTIVGAEILSKSDIPQVRVAEEIARCHHEWWDGTGYPRQFKGMSIPKSARIVALADAFDAMTHGRPYAKAIATEAALDQISALRGRQFDPELTDHFLALVRRLATENADLDAYLGKAARNSPFLKARARIKEMLAQGRDSAGLSSSPPPLGTPLN, from the coding sequence ATGAATAGTGCTGACGCAGATGATCAGCGCGCTTGCGTATTCAATAATACGGCTCTTGCAATGCACCTCTTAGGGGAGTGCTCAACTGCCGAAACATACGCATCTAAAGCGATTGAATTGAGTGGATTACCGAACTCTCACAAGAGTGCCGTGGTCCGCCTTCTGAGAGAGCTTAATTTGATTATGATCTTGGTTGGAAACAAGAAGTATTCAATGGCAAAGAATCACGCAATGTATATCCGAGAGCTGGCAAATCGCTTTCCGTCACGACGCACGGAAGGCACTGCTCGCCTTTGCGAGGGCCTGACCGAAGTCTATTTAGGTGACCCCGATCGTGGTTTGACGATGGTGGAAGAGGTGGCCGCGTCCCTCAAGGGGGTCATGGTTCCCCTCTACCTCGATTCACTCTCACAACTTGCAAGACTGTACGGCGACCTTGATCGTCCAGAAGATGCCTTGCGCGTATTGCGAGAACTGCTCGCGCACGCCAGATCCGTCACTTCCGAATCAGTTGCAACCCAATTACGGGCTTTGGGTGTTCGAGAGGATTCAGTAGCCGCCTCGTTAAGAAGGAATCTTGGCGAACACGAGCGGGTTGAGGCCGAACTAAGAGTCAGAGTGGCAGAGCGTGAAGTCTCCCGCTCCCGCCACGAAATGCTCGAGCGCATGGCCATTGCCGCCGACATCCGCGAAGATATCTCAGGCGAGCACGGCTATCGAGTCGGCCGCCTCTCAGCCCTACTCGCCAGGGAAATCGGCTGGGATCGGGATGCATGCAATGCCCTGGACATCGCCGCCCGCCTGCACGACATCGGCAAGATCGGCATCCCGGAAAAAATTCTTCTCGACGAAAAGACCCTGAAGGAAGCGGAAAAGCACTTCATCGCCTCCCACACGATCGTCGGGGCCGAGATCCTTTCGAAGAGCGACATTCCCCAGGTCCGCGTCGCTGAGGAGATCGCCCGTTGTCACCACGAATGGTGGGACGGCACGGGCTATCCCCGCCAGTTCAAGGGCATGTCCATTCCCAAGAGTGCCCGCATAGTTGCCCTTGCCGACGCCTTTGACGCGATGACTCATGGCCGGCCCTATGCGAAGGCCATCGCCACCGAGGCAGCGCTGGACCAGATTTCTGCTCTCAGGGGCCGACAGTTCGACCCCGAGCTCACGGACCATTTTCTCGCCCTCGTCCGCCGACTGGCCACGGAAAATGCTGATCTGGACGCCTACCTCGGAAAAGCCGCCCGCAATTCCCCGTTCCTCAAGGCCCGCGCCCGCATCAAGGAAATGCTGGCCCAGGGACGTGATTCAGCAGGTCTTTCGTCGTCCCCCCCGCCGCTCGGCACTCCTCTGAATTGA
- a CDS encoding c-type cytochrome, translated as MFALATLKRHAPVAAALLAFSVASAFAQEKKPEHPTTEAEIKYQAAGSPLVNVEMYQDINPKAPGMSKAEFDKARQIYFERCAGCHGVLRKGATGKPLTPDITIERGTEYLKVFIKYGSPAGMPNWGTSGELNDAEVDLMARYVQQTPPTPPEFGMKEMKATWKVLVPPDKRPKKKMNSYKIDNIFSTTLRDTGEVALIDGDSKKIINIVKTGYAVHISRVSASGRYLFVIGRDAKVNMIDLWMETPDNVAEIRTGLEARSVDTSKYKGYEDKYAIAGSYWPPQYVIMNGDTLEPLKIVATRGMTVDTQEYHPEPRVAAIVASHFKPEFVINVKETGKILMVNYKDIKNLTVTEIPAARFLHDGGWDATHRYVLMAANQSNKIAVVDAKEGKLSALVDVDKIPHPGRGANFVHPKFGPVWATGHLGSEKIALIGTDPVKHKENAWKVVQMLDGQGGGNLFIKTHPKSKNLWVDTPLNPDPKLSKSIAVFDINNLDKGFKTLPIAEWAGIGDGAGRVVQPEYNKAGDEVWFAVWSAKNQTSALVVVDDKTLKLKAVIKDPKLITPTGHFNLYNTQHDVY; from the coding sequence ATGTTCGCTCTCGCCACTCTCAAACGCCACGCTCCCGTCGCGGCGGCCTTGCTCGCCTTTTCGGTGGCGAGCGCCTTCGCGCAGGAAAAGAAGCCCGAGCATCCGACCACCGAGGCAGAGATCAAGTACCAGGCCGCTGGCTCGCCGCTTGTCAACGTGGAGATGTATCAGGACATCAACCCGAAGGCCCCGGGAATGAGCAAGGCGGAGTTCGACAAGGCCCGCCAGATCTATTTCGAGCGCTGCGCCGGCTGCCACGGCGTGCTGCGCAAGGGCGCCACCGGCAAGCCCCTCACCCCGGACATCACGATCGAGCGCGGTACCGAATACCTGAAGGTCTTCATCAAGTACGGCTCTCCTGCCGGCATGCCCAACTGGGGCACCTCGGGCGAGTTGAACGACGCCGAAGTCGACCTGATGGCGCGCTATGTCCAGCAGACGCCTCCCACCCCGCCCGAGTTCGGCATGAAGGAAATGAAGGCGACGTGGAAAGTGCTCGTGCCGCCGGACAAGCGCCCCAAGAAGAAGATGAACTCGTACAAGATCGACAACATCTTCTCGACCACCCTGCGTGACACGGGCGAGGTCGCCCTCATCGACGGCGACTCCAAGAAGATCATCAACATCGTGAAGACGGGCTACGCGGTGCACATCTCCCGTGTGTCGGCCTCCGGCCGTTACCTCTTCGTGATCGGGCGCGACGCCAAGGTCAACATGATCGACCTGTGGATGGAGACGCCCGACAACGTGGCCGAGATCCGCACGGGGTTGGAGGCGCGTTCCGTCGATACCTCGAAGTACAAGGGCTACGAGGACAAGTACGCCATCGCCGGCTCCTACTGGCCGCCGCAGTACGTGATCATGAACGGCGACACGCTGGAGCCCCTCAAGATCGTCGCCACCCGAGGCATGACGGTGGACACGCAGGAATATCACCCCGAGCCGCGCGTGGCCGCCATCGTCGCTTCCCACTTCAAGCCCGAGTTCGTGATCAACGTGAAGGAGACGGGCAAGATCCTGATGGTGAACTACAAGGACATCAAGAACCTCACGGTGACCGAGATCCCCGCTGCGCGCTTCCTGCACGACGGCGGCTGGGACGCGACGCACCGCTACGTGCTGATGGCGGCCAACCAGTCGAACAAGATCGCGGTGGTGGATGCGAAGGAAGGCAAGCTCTCCGCGCTGGTCGACGTGGACAAGATCCCGCATCCGGGCCGCGGCGCCAACTTCGTGCACCCGAAGTTCGGCCCCGTCTGGGCGACCGGCCACCTGGGAAGCGAGAAGATCGCGCTCATCGGCACCGACCCCGTGAAGCACAAGGAGAACGCCTGGAAGGTGGTGCAGATGCTCGATGGCCAGGGCGGCGGGAACCTCTTCATCAAGACGCACCCGAAGTCGAAGAACCTCTGGGTGGACACGCCCCTCAACCCCGATCCCAAGCTCTCCAAGTCCATCGCGGTGTTCGACATCAACAACCTCGACAAGGGCTTCAAGACGCTGCCGATCGCGGAATGGGCCGGCATCGGCGACGGCGCGGGACGGGTCGTGCAGCCCGAATACAACAAGGCGGGCGACGAAGTGTGGTTCGCCGTGTGGAGCGCCAAGAACCAGACTTCAGCACTGGTCGTGGTCGATGACAAGACGCTCAAGCTCAAGGCCGTGATCAAGGATCCGAAGCTCATCACGCCGACCGGCCACTTCAACCTCTACAATACTCAGCACGACGTCTACTGA
- a CDS encoding DUF2249 domain-containing protein, with product MNQPAHPHIHLSPDQIYPFDARGVAKRFRHAAIFGALDSLRPGETMRFVNDHDPLPLLDQLRARYGEAVAIEYRQRDPGAIVIDFVVKQQ from the coding sequence ATGAACCAGCCTGCCCACCCCCATATCCACCTCTCTCCGGACCAGATCTACCCATTCGACGCCCGCGGAGTCGCCAAGCGCTTCCGCCATGCCGCCATCTTCGGCGCGCTCGACTCCCTGCGCCCCGGCGAGACCATGCGCTTCGTGAACGATCACGATCCCCTGCCCCTTCTCGACCAGTTGCGCGCCCGCTACGGCGAAGCGGTGGCCATCGAGTACCGCCAGCGCGATCCGGGTGCCATCGTGATCGACTTCGTGGTGAAGCAGCAGTAG
- a CDS encoding ferredoxin family protein produces the protein MCPTDAFREGPNFLAIDPDECIDCTLCVPECPVEAIFAVDDVPKDQQEYIELNAQLAKVWPVIVETKEALADAEEWAKVKSKRTELDMGESTPA, from the coding sequence GTGTGCCCTACCGACGCCTTTCGCGAGGGCCCCAACTTCCTGGCCATCGACCCGGACGAGTGCATCGACTGCACCCTGTGCGTGCCGGAGTGCCCGGTGGAGGCGATCTTCGCCGTCGACGACGTGCCGAAGGACCAGCAGGAGTACATCGAACTCAACGCGCAGCTTGCGAAGGTCTGGCCGGTCATCGTCGAGACCAAGGAAGCACTTGCCGATGCCGAAGAATGGGCCAAGGTGAAGTCCAAACGAACCGAACTCGACATGGGCGAATCCACGCCGGCCTGA